A genomic region of Phenylobacterium parvum contains the following coding sequences:
- a CDS encoding FkbM family methyltransferase: protein MSLLDVTRAFDLDLRFPASDTIVGPTLRTFGEFSRVELDVLLHLASDPSGVMIDAGANIGSLALPFARARPGWRVMAFEAQRWICHLLASNAISNNLLNVEPVHAALGPQEGLAGFPMAGLASSLNFGGLGFGASGAPQEKVRVTRLDDLPPPVHGAVRVVKMDIQGFEPEVLRGAGDLLTRVRPAWIAEADRKQEDVARTTIRIFFEAGYDVFWLFVPFATRTAPRNGGQATLTGDFNIIAVPPGTALPPDIPRLEGPDAPFPATLDGLPYLRRYGF, encoded by the coding sequence ATGAGCCTTCTGGACGTCACCCGCGCCTTCGACCTCGACCTCCGGTTCCCCGCCTCCGACACCATTGTTGGGCCCACCCTGCGGACATTCGGCGAGTTCTCGCGGGTCGAGCTGGACGTCCTCCTGCACCTCGCCTCGGACCCGTCCGGCGTGATGATCGACGCCGGCGCCAATATCGGTTCCCTGGCCCTGCCCTTTGCCCGGGCGCGGCCGGGTTGGCGGGTCATGGCCTTCGAGGCTCAAAGGTGGATCTGCCACCTGCTGGCGTCCAACGCGATCTCCAACAACCTCCTGAACGTCGAGCCGGTCCACGCCGCCCTGGGCCCCCAGGAGGGCCTGGCGGGCTTTCCCATGGCCGGCCTGGCCTCGAGCCTTAACTTCGGCGGACTGGGTTTCGGCGCCAGCGGAGCCCCCCAGGAGAAGGTCCGGGTCACCCGATTGGACGATCTGCCGCCCCCGGTCCACGGCGCCGTCCGGGTCGTGAAGATGGATATCCAGGGCTTCGAGCCGGAGGTCCTGCGCGGCGCCGGCGACCTGCTCACCCGGGTCCGGCCGGCCTGGATCGCTGAGGCGGACCGCAAGCAGGAGGACGTGGCCCGGACCACGATCCGGATCTTCTTCGAGGCCGGCTACGATGTCTTCTGGCTGTTCGTGCCCTTCGCGACCCGGACCGCGCCGCGGAACGGCGGCCAGGCGACCCTGACCGGCGACTTCAACATCATCGCCGTACCGCCCGGGACGGCCCTTCCCCCGGACATTCCCCGCCTGGAAGGCCCGGACGCGC